A region from the Verrucomicrobiota bacterium genome encodes:
- a CDS encoding rhomboid family intramembrane serine protease, which produces MIGDRPYMREPAYQSRRLSASVMLMIVITIAFAFQQINAVYVRKPFEDFLALSRGGISRGFFWQFITFQFLHRGGLHLIFNLIGIWFFGRFVEERLGAPRMLGVYFTSGVLGGLLHMVMAFVAPQFFGLWPVFGASAGVCGLLAAFATLEPEATILLFFVIPVRARYLLVASVGIALFFTVVPSDPGIAHAAHLGGLLGGIAYIRRGLHWEHLLSERLQARRLRPRRANRELVKAPASKRAFWQRSPLAEDEDLSAADFISKEVDPILDKISAHGIQSLTERERKILEAARAKMAKR; this is translated from the coding sequence GTGATTGGCGACCGCCCATACATGCGCGAGCCGGCGTACCAAAGCCGGCGGCTCTCGGCGTCCGTGATGTTGATGATTGTCATCACGATCGCGTTTGCCTTCCAGCAAATCAATGCGGTTTACGTCCGGAAACCCTTCGAGGATTTCCTGGCGCTGAGTCGCGGAGGGATCAGCCGAGGGTTTTTCTGGCAGTTCATTACCTTTCAATTCCTTCACAGGGGCGGGTTGCACCTGATCTTCAACTTGATCGGCATCTGGTTTTTTGGACGCTTCGTGGAAGAACGGCTTGGCGCGCCTCGGATGTTGGGAGTCTATTTCACGAGCGGCGTGCTCGGCGGCCTGCTCCACATGGTAATGGCGTTCGTGGCGCCACAATTCTTCGGTTTGTGGCCCGTGTTCGGCGCTTCGGCGGGCGTCTGCGGCCTGCTGGCGGCCTTTGCCACGCTGGAACCAGAGGCGACCATCCTTCTCTTTTTCGTGATCCCGGTGCGAGCCCGGTATTTGCTCGTCGCGTCAGTCGGCATTGCGCTGTTCTTCACGGTGGTTCCATCCGATCCGGGTATTGCGCACGCGGCCCATTTGGGCGGGTTGCTCGGCGGCATCGCTTACATTCGGCGCGGACTGCATTGGGAGCATTTGCTTTCAGAGCGGCTGCAGGCGCGGCGGCTGCGTCCCCGGCGCGCCAATCGGGAATTGGTGAAAGCCCCGGCCAGCAAACGCGCATTCTGGCAGCGCTCCCCCCTCGCGGAGGATGAAGATCTTTCCGCCGCCGACTTCATCAGCAAGGAAGTCGATCCGATTCTGGACAAAATCTCCGCGCACGGCATTCAGAGCCTGACGGAGCGGGAACGCAAGATTCTCGAAGCGGCCCGAGCGAAGATGGCGAAGCGGTAG